In the genome of Paenibacillus pabuli, one region contains:
- a CDS encoding vWA domain-containing protein: protein MLRTRKIRWLSGTLVLLAFLTLLLPQTLLPHAAAAQAQTSGIDAVLVADVSNSMNTSDRDKISNEAMKMFIDMLPVQGDKVGIVAYTDQVEREKALLEIQSDADKSSLKDFIDQLGRGPYTDISVGVAEAVNVLNHGADASHSPMIVLLADGNNDFNKTKGRTQAQSDADLAKAVKEAQDQGIPVYTIGLNADGKLNKDALADLAKQTGGKSFITDTPDDLPQILSEIFADHAKLNVVKLPSITGNGSYQEVTVNVPNDSVLEANISIMSSKQVQIELTDPSGKAVDLNSDAAKLSTSKSYSLVKLLKPQEGDWKLRVKGAPKDSIDINLLFNYDLQLVVDPIKTKSYTKGDKIDLAAKLENGGQPLQDNDLYADMKATLVVNDLDTGKSEQQPLNNTGTGFAGTFEVPDNHNYELVIRAEEDSFYRESAPITINAGGAAGSGTQPTTPAGEQDKPFPWMPVILGVIALIVVAVGIWFLLGWLKRKNRGFVGQMVVEIRDENTGDKSYPQYKKLASFRGRFHLHQLLQLDPELKETEKYVFTPSNGDRIIIRNTAGGTLEKSGRAVDASSGVELKNGDRLSIPLQQADKTILIEYLV from the coding sequence ATGCTGCGGACACGCAAAATACGCTGGCTCAGCGGAACTCTGGTTCTGCTGGCATTTCTAACGCTGCTGCTACCTCAGACGTTGCTGCCACATGCTGCAGCGGCTCAGGCACAGACAAGCGGAATCGATGCGGTACTTGTAGCCGATGTAAGTAATTCCATGAATACAAGTGACCGTGACAAGATCAGCAATGAAGCCATGAAAATGTTTATTGATATGCTGCCGGTCCAGGGGGACAAGGTAGGGATTGTTGCTTATACCGATCAGGTGGAGCGGGAAAAAGCATTGCTGGAGATTCAGTCCGATGCGGACAAGAGCAGCCTGAAAGACTTTATTGATCAGCTCGGCCGAGGGCCATATACCGATATCTCTGTCGGGGTGGCTGAAGCGGTGAATGTGCTGAACCATGGGGCTGATGCATCTCACTCACCAATGATCGTACTGCTGGCTGACGGTAACAACGATTTTAACAAAACCAAGGGCCGTACCCAGGCACAGTCCGATGCGGATCTGGCCAAGGCCGTTAAGGAAGCACAGGATCAGGGGATTCCCGTCTATACGATTGGATTGAACGCAGACGGCAAACTGAACAAGGACGCACTTGCAGATTTGGCCAAGCAGACTGGAGGCAAGTCCTTCATTACGGATACGCCTGATGATCTGCCGCAGATTCTGAGTGAGATTTTTGCCGATCACGCCAAACTGAATGTGGTGAAGCTGCCCTCTATTACAGGAAACGGCAGTTATCAGGAAGTTACCGTGAACGTACCGAACGACAGTGTACTTGAAGCCAACATTTCGATTATGTCTTCGAAACAAGTCCAGATTGAATTGACCGATCCTTCGGGCAAGGCCGTAGATCTGAACTCGGATGCAGCCAAGCTCTCGACCTCCAAAAGTTACTCCTTGGTGAAGCTGCTCAAGCCTCAGGAAGGCGACTGGAAACTTCGGGTAAAAGGGGCTCCGAAAGACAGCATTGATATCAACCTGTTGTTCAACTACGATCTCCAACTCGTCGTGGACCCGATTAAGACCAAGTCCTATACGAAGGGTGACAAAATTGATCTGGCCGCCAAGCTGGAGAATGGGGGACAGCCGCTTCAGGATAATGACCTGTATGCCGATATGAAGGCGACATTGGTGGTCAACGATCTGGATACAGGCAAAAGCGAGCAGCAGCCGCTCAACAACACGGGCACCGGGTTCGCCGGAACGTTTGAAGTGCCGGACAACCACAATTACGAGCTTGTGATTCGTGCAGAAGAAGACAGCTTCTACCGGGAAAGTGCTCCAATTACAATCAATGCGGGCGGAGCCGCCGGTAGCGGGACTCAGCCAACGACTCCTGCGGGCGAGCAGGACAAGCCGTTTCCATGGATGCCTGTTATTTTGGGCGTGATCGCCTTAATCGTTGTAGCTGTGGGTATCTGGTTCCTGCTGGGCTGGCTGAAACGCAAAAACCGTGGATTTGTCGGACAGATGGTTGTCGAAATTCGTGATGAGAACACCGGGGACAAGTCGTACCCGCAATATAAAAAACTGGCTTCCTTCCGGGGCAGATTCCATCTGCACCAGCTGTTGCAGCTGGACCCTGAATTGAAGGAAACCGAGAAATACGTATTTACACCCAGCAATGGGGATCGAATTATAATCCGTAACACCGCTGGCGGAACGTTGGAGAAATCCGGTCGTGCCGTTGATGCAAGCTCAGGCGTTGAACTGAAGAACGGTGACCGACTGAGCATCCCGCTGCAACAGGCGGACAAAACGATTTTGATCGAGTACTTGGTGTAA
- a CDS encoding DEAD/DEAH box helicase — MANFEQLGIRPEWCEILKHQGIAVPTPVQERSIPVLLGGRDIIAEAQTGTGKTLAFLLPIIQKINVSDRSPQALIIAPTRELALQITEEAKKLTANDDKLHVLAVYGGQDVDKQLRKLQNGTQIVIGTPGRLLDHLRRGTLKLDNVKKLVLDEADQMLHMGFLDDVETILRELPHKRQTMLFSATMPKGIRNLAKNYMKDPEDVKVSSKSVIPINQIRQQVLECTDRGKLEALRGMIDTYRPYLAIIFCRTKRRASKLNEDLREAGYASDELHGDLSQSKRENVMKAFRDAKLQILVATDVAARGLDVEGVTHVFNYDIPHDAESYIHRIGRTGRAGGTGLAVTFATQHDRPELARIEEGTNQKLSRIQWTSEGPVASTGATRRSINSQGDDERSGGRSAGTGSARRGAGRTGRSEGGRGGRGSRGGEGGRSGGRSGGRSGDERGAGRGSARSSDSSRGAAGQGGRGAGRSGDERSSGWGGRSADKRSSGRGGEGSRRPDSAGRGPGRGDRRDSRRGR, encoded by the coding sequence TTGGCAAACTTTGAACAACTGGGCATTCGCCCGGAATGGTGCGAGATCCTGAAACATCAGGGCATCGCCGTGCCGACTCCGGTACAGGAGCGTTCGATTCCGGTATTGCTGGGTGGGCGCGATATTATTGCTGAGGCACAGACGGGTACAGGGAAAACGCTGGCTTTTTTGCTGCCGATTATTCAGAAAATTAACGTATCCGACCGCTCGCCGCAAGCGCTGATTATTGCTCCAACGCGGGAACTGGCGCTGCAAATTACGGAAGAAGCGAAGAAACTGACTGCAAACGACGATAAACTGCATGTTCTCGCGGTATATGGCGGACAGGATGTGGACAAACAGCTGCGCAAACTTCAGAACGGTACACAGATCGTGATTGGTACGCCGGGACGTCTCCTGGATCACCTGCGTCGTGGCACGCTGAAGCTGGATAATGTGAAAAAATTGGTGCTGGATGAAGCGGACCAAATGCTGCACATGGGCTTCCTGGATGATGTGGAGACTATTCTTCGTGAACTGCCACACAAACGTCAGACGATGCTGTTCTCGGCAACGATGCCGAAAGGCATTCGCAATCTGGCGAAGAACTACATGAAAGACCCGGAGGATGTGAAGGTATCTTCCAAATCCGTGATTCCGATCAATCAGATTCGCCAGCAGGTGCTGGAGTGCACGGATCGGGGCAAACTTGAGGCGCTTCGCGGCATGATTGATACGTATCGCCCGTATTTGGCAATTATTTTCTGCCGGACGAAGCGTCGTGCATCCAAGCTGAATGAAGATCTGCGCGAAGCAGGTTATGCCAGTGATGAGCTGCATGGTGATCTGTCTCAATCCAAGCGTGAGAATGTAATGAAGGCATTCCGCGATGCGAAACTGCAAATCCTCGTTGCTACGGATGTTGCCGCACGCGGACTGGATGTTGAAGGCGTAACACATGTATTCAACTATGATATTCCACATGATGCGGAAAGTTATATCCACCGGATCGGCCGTACGGGTCGGGCAGGTGGTACCGGACTGGCTGTGACGTTTGCAACACAGCATGACAGACCGGAACTGGCCCGTATTGAAGAAGGCACCAATCAGAAGCTTTCCCGTATTCAGTGGACAAGTGAAGGACCGGTGGCTTCCACCGGAGCAACCCGACGTTCCATCAACAGTCAGGGAGATGATGAACGTTCGGGCGGACGCTCTGCTGGGACAGGCAGTGCTCGTCGCGGTGCAGGTCGCACTGGCCGCAGCGAAGGCGGACGTGGCGGTCGTGGTTCCCGCGGCGGAGAAGGTGGACGCAGCGGTGGTCGTAGTGGCGGCCGCAGTGGCGACGAGCGCGGCGCAGGCCGTGGTTCCGCGCGCAGCAGCGACAGCAGTCGCGGTGCAGCAGGTCAAGGCGGACGCGGTGCAGGTCGCAGCGGCGATGAGCGCAGCAGCGGCTGGGGCGGCCGCAGCGCCGATAAGCGCAGCTCCGGGCGCGGCGGCGAGGGTTCTCGCCGCCCGGACTCCGCAGGACGCGGTCCGGGCAGAGGCGACCGTCGCGATTCTCGTCGCGGACGGTAA